From a single Cyclobacterium marinum DSM 745 genomic region:
- a CDS encoding multidrug effflux MFS transporter, with protein sequence MKQQKSYFILVLILGALSTISPFSVDMYLPAFPAIAKSLSTSISKVQLSLTSYLIGIAIGQLFYGPLLDKFGRKKPLYIGLWIYVAASIGCSFTGSVESLILMRFLQAVGGCVGMVAAQALVRDIFPVTKIAQAFALLTLVIAVSPMIAPTLGGYITAHFHWHWLFIILAIICSLIIFACKWQLPDGADPDDSISLKPKAVAFKYIGVLHNKKYLTYILVGGIAGAAPFAYIAGSSDVFINIYGLSVTEYGWLFAFLSVAMIGATQLNHILLNYFSNRNIVITALCYQLIIGFVMILGVWTNALNVYILIGLMFIFLTGHGLSVPNSAAISLAPFDKDAGSAAAMMGFMRMAIGGIVSALVSLFHNGTAIPMVLLMASCILIAGLVLLFYLYSTGELKFILKRKDQ encoded by the coding sequence ATGAAGCAACAAAAGAGCTATTTTATATTGGTCTTAATTCTTGGGGCATTGAGCACCATAAGTCCATTTTCTGTGGACATGTACTTACCTGCATTCCCCGCCATAGCCAAAAGTTTATCTACAAGCATATCTAAGGTTCAATTGTCTTTGACGAGTTATTTGATAGGAATTGCTATAGGACAATTGTTTTATGGTCCTCTATTAGATAAATTTGGAAGAAAGAAACCTCTATATATAGGCCTTTGGATATATGTTGCTGCTTCAATTGGCTGTTCATTCACAGGATCTGTAGAATCTCTGATACTTATGCGCTTTTTACAAGCAGTGGGTGGCTGTGTAGGTATGGTGGCGGCTCAGGCCCTTGTAAGAGATATTTTCCCGGTAACTAAAATTGCTCAGGCTTTTGCTTTGCTCACTTTAGTTATTGCAGTTTCTCCGATGATTGCTCCCACCTTAGGTGGTTATATTACAGCCCATTTTCACTGGCATTGGCTATTTATTATTCTAGCAATTATCTGTTCTCTGATAATTTTTGCTTGCAAATGGCAGCTTCCGGATGGAGCTGATCCAGATGATAGTATTTCTTTAAAACCTAAGGCTGTTGCATTTAAATACATTGGAGTATTACATAATAAAAAGTACCTCACTTATATTTTAGTAGGAGGAATTGCCGGAGCGGCACCTTTTGCCTATATCGCAGGCTCTTCAGACGTATTTATAAATATTTATGGGTTGTCAGTAACTGAATACGGTTGGCTTTTTGCTTTTCTTTCTGTGGCAATGATTGGCGCTACCCAGCTAAACCATATATTATTAAATTACTTTAGTAATAGAAATATAGTCATTACGGCTTTATGTTATCAGCTCATTATTGGCTTTGTAATGATTCTAGGGGTTTGGACAAATGCTTTGAATGTATATATCCTTATTGGATTGATGTTTATATTTTTAACAGGGCATGGTTTAAGTGTACCAAATTCTGCGGCAATATCCTTGGCGCCTTTTGATAAAGATGCCGGGAGTGCTGCTGCCATGATGGGCTTTATGCGAATGGCAATTGGTGGCATAGTTTCCGCTTTGGTAAGTTTATTTCACAATGGGACCGCCATACCCATGGTCCTTTTAATGGCTTCCTGTATCCTGATTGCAGGATTGGTATTACTTTTCTACCTCTACTCTACAGGGGAATTGAAATTTATACTTAAAAGAAAAGATCAATAG